From a region of the Oscillatoria sp. FACHB-1406 genome:
- a CDS encoding N-acetyltransferase: MEILLEQPQDFNEIRKVNIAAFGRENEADLVERLRTTTSTLSFVAVESNCIVGHIFYSPVEIEGECAPDCLMLGLAPMAVLPEYQRQGIGTMLLRKSLEEIARSPYRGIVVLGYPEYYPRFGFVTAREKGLQCEYDVPDEVFMVLELENGALEGCRGTVKYHPEFSSVS, from the coding sequence ATGGAAATTCTCCTCGAACAACCGCAAGATTTCAACGAAATTCGCAAGGTCAATATCGCCGCCTTTGGGCGAGAAAATGAAGCCGATTTAGTCGAGCGCTTGCGAACAACGACCTCAACGCTCTCCTTTGTCGCAGTAGAAAGCAATTGCATCGTCGGTCATATTTTCTACAGTCCCGTAGAAATCGAAGGAGAATGTGCGCCAGACTGCCTCATGTTAGGGCTAGCGCCGATGGCAGTGCTGCCCGAATATCAACGCCAAGGAATTGGCACAATGTTACTGCGAAAAAGCTTAGAAGAAATCGCGAGATCGCCCTATCGAGGCATTGTAGTCTTAGGCTACCCAGAATACTATCCTCGCTTCGGCTTTGTCACCGCGCGCGAGAAAGGCTTGCAATGCGAATACGACGTGCCGGATGAAGTTTTTATGGTCTTAGAACTGGAAAACGGAGCATTAGAAGGGTGTCGGGGGACGGTAAAATATCACCCCGAATTTTCCAGCGTTTCTTAA